CCTCATTCAGAATCCGGTTTGTGATCACCTCAAGTACATCCCAATCCACATTCTCAATGCTGGCCGTCATGGCATCGATGGTGTTGATCGCACGGATGATCACCATGTACTCGAAGCATCTCGCATGATTCCTCATCCCGACAGATTTAAAATCCGGTACCACGGTAAAGTACTGCCAGACCTTCTTGTCCAGGCCGGCTTTCTCGAATTCCTCTCTGAGAATCGCATCGGACTCGCGGACTGCCTCCAGACGGTCGCGTGTTATCGCGCCGAGACAGCGAACGCCAAGTCCCGGTCCCGGGAATGGCTGGCGGTATACCATATAATCCGGCAGTCCCAGTTCGATACCGCATGCGCGCACTTCATCCTTGAAGAGCTGTTTGAGCGGTTCCACCAGTTCAAACTTCATATCCTCCGGAAGTCCGCCTACATTATGGTGGGATTTCACCATCTTTGCCGTTTTCGTTCCACTCTCAATGATATCCGGATAGATGGTTCCCTGACCCAGGAAATCAATTCCTTCCAGCTTTCTGGCTTCTTCCTGGAATACCTCGATAAATTCTCCGCCAATAATCTTACGTTTCTGTTCCGGATCGGACACATTTTCCAGCTTGCCCAGGAAACGTTCTGTCGCATCAACATAGATCAGATTTGCACTGAGCTGGTCGCGGAAGACTTCAACAACATTTTCCGATTCATTCTTCCTCATTAACCCGTGATTTACATGAACACATACCAGCTGCTGTCCAATGGCCTTCAGAAGAAGTGCAGCTACAACAGAAGAATCCACACCGCCTGAGAGTGCCAGCAATACCTTGCGGTCACCGACCTGCTGTTTCACAAGCTCCACCTGATCCGCAACAAAATTCTTCATATTCCAGTTTGCTTCTGCTTTGCACTCGTTAAATACAAAGTTTTTCAGCACGTCTTCTTCCGGGACCGCGTCATACTGCTGCGGGCATTTTGCGGTCGGATGGTCGATAGCGATAATCGGATAGCCGCAGTCATACAGTTCCGGTGCAACATCCACAGCCGCACCGTCGACGATCCTGTTTTCCCCGCCGTTCAGAATGATCCCTTTTACATTCTGAAGTGCCTGCAGTTCAGCCACAGTAATGTCGTGAGGATGAATCTCACTGTATACACCCATATCACGGATCGCTCTTGCGACAACTGTATTCTCGGTACTTCCAAGGTCTAAAATTACAATCATGTCCTGTTTCACTTTATCTTCTCCCTTTTTGTAAAATGTAGCGGCGAATATTTCACATTCGCCGTTTGTCAATATGTAAACATGTCGACTCTCCTGCAGTCATTATACCTCGCGCGCAGAAAAACAAGCAGACCAATGGGATATTTGTTTTTCCAGCCGTGGCTTGCCGGGTATCATCCGCTGTGCAGCAGCGGCACAGCAACACCGTTGCTGTGGACTGCACTCTGTGCAGTTATTATACCCTAATTACATAAGTTTTTCCATGAAAAATTTACAGCATCAACTGAGACTCATCCTTTATAATCATCCTGCAGATTCAGGATATCACCCAGACAGATATACGTGTGTATGATGCACTGCATGGCATCCTGTCTCGTTATCTTGGCATGTACACCCTCACACTGTAGGGAATTCAGATTGCCGATCCAGTCCAGGGTATATAAAATGCTGCTTCCCGCTGCGCTTTTTGCCGCAGATTTACTCTGGAGCTTTTCGATTACAGCCGATAACTTATTGATGTAGTGATTCCCGCTGATATCAATGAATTTTCCCGATTTTGTCTTATAGGTACTGTCCGAATAGTCAGGGAAATATCTGTTAAATAATTCTTCGGCAGTGTTTTGGAACAGCCTGCGGCAGGTCGTCACTGCCTGTGAATATACTTCCGGATTATCGGAGGTGATTTTATCCTCGATTGCCTTCAGCTGCAGTACCGTGCCGTGTGATAATTTCGAAAAATAATGATCAACGCGTTCTCTGTATACCGCAAATACATCGGCAGCGGCGTTGCCGAATGCGAGCTCGCTGTATTTTCGGAGTGCGTAATCATAATACTGCGCCTTTAAAATAGATAATTTCTTTTCATCCAGCGCAATATTATCTATCAGATCCTTCGTATAATGATTGACTAAATCCGTCAGCTGACGCATTGCAGAGTCCGCGCGTTCTCCGGAAACGGAGATTCCCTGCGTGGAAAAGTTACCGGCTGCATACTGCCTGGCGCTTACTCTTTTCTCCAGTTCTGCCGCCAGCGTCAGAAATATTTTTCTTTCCCCATTTCGTATATATCCTCGCCCGTTGGTGTAGCCGATCTCCCGTGCACTCTTTTCAATTTCCCCGTTTTTATCTCTGGGATATCCTCCGTACTCATACTGCAGCCAGATGACTGCATCTGCGTCATTTAACAGACGGGCGATCTGCAGGCATTTCAGCAGTGCTGACGACGCAGGCAATGTTTTCGTTTCAATTCCTTCCAGTACATTTTCACAGATGTTTACAACTTTTTCTGTTTTATCCATACTTTTTACCTGTATTTCTGCTTTTTCGTCAGGTTACTCTTCACCGTATCTCATCTTTAGTTGCCCGACTGCTTATTTCCCGTACTTTCTCCCTCGCCCACAGGAAATACTCATCCTCCGGATTCACCTGCAGAACATGATTGATCTTCCCGAGTAAGTGCCGGAGATATCGCTCCGTATCGGGTCCCTCCTCCGTCATCCATTTTGAGTTTCCGAGACGGCTCAGGTGTTCTTTCGCCCCATAGCGCAGGCAGTAATAGATCTCTGAGCGCAGGTTTCTTCTGTAATCACGGCTCACCTGCGGCTTTTCATTGACGACGATCCCCGTCACAGTCTGCCGGCAGTGCCTTTTCAAAACCCTCGTCTTTTTCTCATTCAGCTGAAACCCCATCACCTGAAGATAACTTTTCACTTTATTTTTGAGCTCTTTCGCATCAAAGCTCCCGGAAAATGTCATATCGTCGCAATACCGCGTATACCGGATCCCACGCCTGCAGCACCAGGATTCCATATACTGGTCAAAAGATTTCATGACCAGATTGGAGACGGCGGGCGATGTCGGAGCTCCCTGTGGAAGACATTCCCGGCAGCAGCAGAGCGCCGTGAGCATCGTTCTCACTGCAGGAGGAAAGTAAACCGCCGGAAAGGCATACTGATAGACCAGCAGATACGTAATATTTTCGAAGAAGTCCCTGATATCCAGCTTCACGATCTGTTTTGCACCCACGTGCGGCAGCGCATTGTCCGCGATGGTGACGCCCCGCCGGTATGCTTTCGACGCATTCGCTGGTGTAATGCCGTCCAGTATATGATGCAGAATGTTCCTCTGAACAGCGCCAAGCAATGCATCCGGCACCATCAGCCTTCTCACACCGCCGCCCCGCTTTTTTACGGCGGCTGCATGGTAATGCTCATCTGCATGGTTGCTGAGGGCATAAAGGCATGCCAGATACTTCTCCTCTTTCATCTGGATCCCATCCAGGAGCCGGAAAGATATCAGCATTTCTTTTTCCTGTTCAGCTGTACAGTATTTCCACAAATCATTGCCGGACATCGTTTCTCCTTCATTTCTCTTTTTACAAACAGGGACAATACAATAAGATGATTCTGTAAGATGCGAAGACGTACCAGGGCAGCGCCCGTATGCACACCGCCGGTGTGCTGAAGTACCTCGCAGCATCTGGAAGTCTGATGGCCTGATTTTCCTCACCAGACGGCGACTCGCCGCCCGGCCGGTCTCTACATTCCTGTATCGATCCGGATATGCTATTGTCCCTGCATTCTTAGCATAGCACAGGCGCGGCAGGTTATGGTAGAAGAAATTTGCAAATCCGCATTGTCTGAGAAAAGCAAAAGGAAAAGCAGCCCGAACTATCGTTCGGACCACTCTCCCATATGTCTAATATTCCTGCTGACTGTATTTTTTATTGCTCGATATTTTCAAAATATTTCATTTCAAGTCCTGATTTCGAGAGTACCGCTTTTACCTTATCCCTCATATCAGCATCCAGTTCCGGACGGTTTTCATCGTACGTTTTCAGGAGTCGGTGCATCTCCCGTTCGATGCTGTCTTTAAAGTAATCGCTGCCCTTGGCGTTACGCTCGCCGATATGAGGAGAATACAGATCCTCAAAGTTGTCCAGTGTATAATCAGATGTCACAAAGCTGCCGTCGTGTCCGATCTCCTTGATTTCTTCCAGATTCAGTGTCTCCGCCGTCACCTCAATCGGTGTGAAGGCAGCTTTCACCTGGCGGATGATTTCAAAATCAATGATCATTTTCTCAAATGAAGTAGCATTGACACTGTCCATGACGCCGCCGGCTTCCATCACAAAGTTGATGCCGTGACGGTACGCGGATGAAAAGGTCAGCATGGACTCGTAGCCAGCCTGGCAGTTGATGACCGGCGCATCGGTCTGGCATCCGCCGCCTCTGGACGGCAGTCCGTAGAATCTCGCAAGATTTGCTCCGAATCCCTGCATCAGTGTCCCCTCAGGAGCAGCGCATGCGAAGGTGATTCCGCCTCTCATGTCTGCCGCCGTAGACTGAACGCCGAAGACAACCGGTGTTCCCGGACGGATCATCTGAGCCAGCACAATGCCCGCAAGGCTTTCTGCTGCGCCGCTGGCAAGTGTTCCCGCCATGGAGAGCGAGCCCGTTGCACCGAGCATCGCGGCCGGGCAAAGGATTGCGGCCTGTCCATACTCGGCAAGCAGCATCAGGCAGTCCAGCATTCTCTCATCCAGTGACAGCGGAGAAACCGTGTTGATCAGTGCGATCATTCTCGGCTTTTCGATCATTCCTTCTTTTCCGCCGAAGAGCTCACAGCCGGCTTCCAGCATCAGTGCCATCTCGTCTTTGAAACCGGTGGGCAGCATGATCGCTTTGTCAGAGTGCAAAAGTGTGGCGTAGAACATCTGAATGGCGCCTGCCTCTTCCGGGATGTCGCCGGGCTGGATCATAATACCGCCGTTGATCGAATAACTGTCCTCTGCGTGAACAAGCTTCAGGCATTTGATATAGTCTTCCATGGTACCGCGGCGGCGCTTGCCTTCCCAGTCGTCGATAAACGCGCATCCATAGGTCGGGGCAGGATTCGTATGTTCTCCTCCGACCACCATATTGTATTTGGGATTTCTCGCATGGATCGTGAAGGACTCAGGCGCCATCTTCACCCAGTGCATCACCTGTTCTTCTGTAAAATATGCGGTATTTCCCTCTACCTTGATGCCGTTTGCCCGGTAAATTTCAATCGCTTTTTCATTATGGATATTGACACCTACATCGCGCATGATCTCCATCGCTGCGTCATGAATCATCTGTTCTCTTGACATAATTCGTTTCCTCCTGGATTTAAATATTTCAAAAATGTAACTGTTCAGGACGGCTCATCTTCCCGGCCAAAAAAACGGTCAGGAAGCATCGGATGTTTATCCAATGTGGAAGTTGGTACGAAAAAGCGGCTTGTATCAATTTTTTCCGCCGTCCTGAACTGCTGCCATAAAATTATCGGTTTCTGACGCCCAGTTTCAATACGTCACGCAGGTAACGCACGCTCTCCTCACACGCCTGAAGTTCTCTGGCTCTGGCTTCCTCGATTGGCTCGTCCAGACTCTTAAAGGCGATTTCATTTTCAAAAATAATCTTATCCATCGGGGATTTCTCACGGATCTGTGCGACCATCTTCGGACAGTCCATGGAACCCTGTCCATGGGGCGCGCCGATATCATGCACACCGAGGGGATCCACGACGATCACGTCATCGCTGAAGTGGCAGCAGTATGCCCTGGGAAGCATGCGCTCCATCACGTCATAGGGATTTTCGATCACCTGCAGCGGATTCATGGTGTCCACACACGTACCGATCAGCGGATGATTCAGCTTCTCTACGATCCACAGGATCTCATCGGCAAAGGTATCGGTGTGGTTTTCAATCGCAATCTGCATGCCGAACTCTTCAATCATAGGGATGACTGCCTTGAATTCATCGTATCTGTCGGCCATCTGGCGCATGACATCCGGATGCATGCAGGAGCCGTAGAGTTTCCTCGGACGTTTGATATCGAGACTGAACTTCACGAGTTCAGCGTCCAGATCATGACCGATCTGCAGTGCCTCCTTTGCCGTACAGTTCACACGGGAGTCGCTGCCTGCCTGGAAGGATGAATTGAATTCCAGGAATAAGCCGTGCTCTTTGGCTGCCTGTGCAACCTTCTTCAGATTTTCTGTTCCGAACGGATCATCCTGCGCAGTCGTCAGGAGATCCACCTTTGTAATCTGGAGACCGTCAAGCTCCCACTTCCTAGCCCTGTCCATCAGTTCATACAGTGACATCGTCTGCTCGAAATAGTAATCTTTGCCGAAGCCCCAGCTTTCACCGAGGCCAAAGAAATGCAGCGTATATGTGTGCATTCCGAGTCTGAGAGGTCTGTTTTTGTCATTCATAGTTTTTGCTCCTTTTTCATTTTGTTTTATTTCCAACCCTGATCCTGAAGACCGGAATCATGGCGGCAAGTACTGTGATTACAATGGAAAAGTTGCCCTTCTTCTCATGTGTCTGCTTCAAAATTCCAATTAGTAAACTCGTTCACTTTTTGTGGCAAAAAAATCAGTCAATGTGCCCACACTCTGCAAATTGAATCAAATACCTTTACCCCTCCCCGCATTCAAAGCTCACATTCAGACGGAACATAAACTTTTTCAACATTCTTCAGCAGCAGTTCATTACACTCCCGCTCTCCCTGTCTTCTTTCTTCCAGATCACGCCCCATATACATTTCAAGCATTCCCTTAACGATAAACGTGTTGGTTTTGCTGAAATAGGCGGCATCCTCGTCAGATAGCATGTTGTAGTTCACAGCACGCCTCAGGATCAGAAAATCCCGTTTTATGACGTCATCCGTGAACAGCAGCGTATAAAAATATGCCGGATACAGTTCCGATCCTGTCACGGGAAACAGCTCAAAATACTCTTCCAGTGCGTCTGAGAACATGGTATGATACTGTCCCCAGAAGAGCCGGTAATACAGATCCGGCCTTTCAAATGCATACTTGTTAAATAATTGCCATCCTTTGATATACGATTCCATCAGATTGTTGCCGGAATCCATCAGCCGGCCGTATTCAACCATGTAATCAATAAAAAACCTGATTGAGCCGATGATAATCAGATATTCCAGACTTTCAAAATGGCGGTACAGCGCTGCCGGTGAACAGCTATTTTCCTTCGCCAGCTCCCGTACCGTAATCTCTGATGCATCCTGCACTTTTAATTTATTGTACATTGACATAATTAAACGTCGTTTTGTCTCATAACCTTTTTCATAAACAGCCATATCTTCTTATTCGATAATCGCAGACATATCATTAATTTTGTGAACACATTAACTAATAAAAATACTATCTTATTTTGAAACGCCCGTCAAGAAGATCCTCCGGATGTATGTATTAAGTCTTACGTTTAATTTGCAAACACGTTTACTTTTTCTTAATTATAAACGTGTTTACATTATTTGTCAATAGATTTTACCGGTGCTTTTTCGTTTTCCATCCGTTCAAGGAGTACAAAAAACCTTACCAACTTTCAGTTCACATCATTGTTCTGAAAATCAGTAAGGCTTTATTTTATTAAATGTCGTTTATCCGTATGGATAAACAGCCTTCTTTACTTGTTTTTCCTGCGTCTGGAGAGCATGGTTATCACACCAAGGGCTGAGACGCCTGCGAGTGCCAGCCAGAATGAAACGGCCGTATTGTCACCTGTCCAGGGAGCCTTTGATGACGTCACCTTCGAAGGTGTCTTTGGCGGTTTTGGATCTGCCGGTGTCGGAGCCGCTGTGCCGGACTTGATCACAAGCTCAAGCGTTGCGCCCGCCTTATAATTCTCTGTCTCCTTATAGCGCACCAGATAGGTGCCTTCGCCTAGGCCGGTCACCTCACTGCCCTGCACCGATGTCCATTCCTTATCTGTCTTCCGTTTATATTCCATCCCGCTGGTAAGGCCGGTAAGCTTGCCGTCCTTCTTCCCCGGTCCGGACACATTGACCGCCTTTACTCCCTCAGGTTTCTTCTGTTCTCCCTTCTCCACAGTCAGATTGGCTGTTGCGGAAGCCTTTAGATAGAGAACTCCCTCTGACAGCTTCTCTTTAACCGTCAGACGCATCGTGTAGCTTCCCACATTGACCGGCAGACCATCGGTCCATTCCTCGCCGTCCGTGGAATAGTGCCACTCATAGTCTTCTGTTTCTGCTGCAGTACTGCCATATTGGGCGGTAAAAGTAAGATCACCGGCCTCCACGGCAGCCCCGTCAAATACAACCACCGCATCTTTCAGAGTAACCGCGGCATTGCCTTCTGTGTACACACCGACAGGGTAATCCGTGGAGGTATCTGCATCCGGGTTTGCAATAACTCGATGCCCGTCAGTCGGTGTGATGCCGTACACCGTATTGGCCGCTGCATCCCCCTCGCCAAAGAGTCCGCCGGAGATGATAATGTCAACGCTCTCCGCTGATTCGCCGCCGCCGATTGACGCGGCATTTTCACCACGATTTGCAGTCACCATGCCTCCGGATATCGTAATATTAACTCCATTGCCATATTGACCGCCACCGATTCCTGCTCCGTTTTCACCGCCGGCAGCTGTCACCGTGCCCCCTGAGATGGTAATGTCGCTTCCGTCACTCCATGCGCTGCTGCCGATCCCTGCACTTGCTTCGCCACCGCTGGCAGTCACCGTGCCGCCCGAGATGTGGATACCATCTGCCTTGCCCCAGTGGCCGCCGCCGATTCCCGCTCCGTCCCTGCTCATGGCGGTTACCGTGCCTCCTGAGATCACGATATTGCTCGCGTCACGTTCCGAGCCGCCGCCGATTCCTGCTCCGTATCCCGCCGAAGCCGTCACCGTGCCGCCCAGAATTGTGATATTATTTCCGTTTCCTCTGCGATCACCACCGCCGATTCCTGCTCCGCTCAGGCCTCCGGTAGCTGTAACTGCACCTCCCCGGATGGTGATATTTTCGCCATTCATCCAATTACCGCCGCCAATTCCGGCTGCCCCGTCTCCGCCAGCTGCCGTCAGCGCTCCGCAATTCGCATCACAGCTGTGACCTTCGGTCCCGGCGCCTTCACACTGAATCATCAGTTCATGTTCATCATTTTGCAGGCCTGCACACTCCTCTCCGGACTGCAATGTATTGGCAGAACCATCTGCCAGAGTAAGGTTCAGTTTCCCGGATATCACCTGCAGTGCAGCAACTTCATATGCATCACTCGTATCAATATTCACACCCGCAAGTGTGATATTCGCTGTCTTTTCAGGATCCAGATCCACTTCAATGTGATCAGCTGTCACCACACCCTCCAAATTGGAGATCGTCATCGGAGTCTCTGTTAATACGGTCAGTTCACTCCCTCTGTATGTATAGTCTGTACCCGGTATCCCGCCTTCGACATGAAGCTCCTGTGGGGATATACTTTCAGTTTCGATTGAAACTGCCTTTGCTCCATTTATGAGACCGGAGATCTCTGTATCGGATACAAAGGGCGACCCGTCAAGCGGCTCCATATTGTTGTTATCAGCTCCCGTCAGTACTTTCATCTGCATGCCGTTTGGAGGAACAATTCTGATACTTCCGGTGCTGCCTTCCGTACCGCCGCCGATTCCTGCACCTTCATAGAAAGGGTAGGCGGATACCGTACCTCCTGAGATGACGATATGATCGGCATCCCCTTGATAGCCGCCGCCGATTCCTGCACCGAGATTGTAGCTGACCGAACCAACACATCCCCCTGAGATCGTAATATTACTGCCGTCTTCTCCGGCACCGCCGCCGATTCCCGCACCGTTCTCTCCGCCCACTGCCATGAGCTTGCCGCAGCTTTCAAGATCACACACATGCCCCTGCGTCTCATTCTCACACTGGATCAGCAGTTCATGTTCACCGTTCTGCAGACCAGCGTAATTCTTTCCGCTCACCAGCATATTCACAGAATCTTCTGCCAGGGTAAGGTTCAGTCTGCCGGAAATGACTTTCATCGCGGCAGCTTCACCTGAAGGGCGCACATCGATACTCACACCTGCCAGTGTCAGGTTCGCTGTCCCGTCAGCATCCAAAGCCACTTCAATGCGGTCACTTGTCTCCGCTCCAACATTTGAGACCGTCATCGGTGTTTCCGTCAATATCTTCAATACCCCATTTTCATAGGTATAATCCTGACCCGACACACCGCCCTCTACTGCAAGTCCCTCTGCCGAAGCGCGTGCATTGCCATTGCCCCTGGATTCAGCGTCCTTAAACAAATCTAATATATCTTCCGCCGCTTCTGTCTCCTGTGTCCCCTTTTCTTCCGGGGTCCCGGCGGGAGCCGGCGTCTCTGTCGCTTCCGGGGTTTTGGTGGGCTCCGGGGTCTCTGTCGCTTCCTGCGTCTTCGTGATCTCCGGCGTCTCTGTCACCTCCGGGATCTCCGTCTTTGCATCCTCCGTCGGAACACCGCTGGCAGCCGGTTTGTCCACCGGCATTGTGCCCGGGGCAGCCTCCGCCGCCAAAACTCCGGTACTCATAGTCACCAGCAGCAGCACAGTCATCAATAGTGCCAGCGTCCGCCGCAGCCTATTCCTCTTCCTCATCATGTCTCCTCCTCATTATGAAATTTTCCTAATATTCAGCAAATTATCCATAGATCCATATTACACAATACACCCAAAAAACGCAATCATTTCCATCCAACTATATTCAGCTCTTACAAAAACAAATATTGATCCCTGCGTATAAGCAGAGGAGATAGCGCATGGCGCCATCTCCTCCTTCTAAATCATCGGTAGATTGCAGGCATTCCGGATTTTTATCTTTAATTCCACATCTTCCATACATCCGGCTGATAACCGACAGTCGCCTGCTTTCCGTTCCGGACAATCGGTGTTTTTATAATCTTCTGATTTTCCCAAATCTTTTCAGCACGATCCTCCTCCGAAAGATAGGTAACAAGAGCGAGTAAATCCTTATCTTTGCAATTCTGATCGATCAGCTTTTCGTATCCCCCCACTGCCTGGCAAACTGACCCGAATTCTCCTTTACTCAGCCCTTTTTCTTTCATATCAATAAACTGATATTTTATGCCCCGTTCCTTAAAGTATCGCTCTGCCTTCTTGCTGTCAAAACTCTTCTTTGTTCCAAAAATCTGTACATTCATCTGAATCCTTTCACCTGACCGCATGTTCTCCACTCATTAATCCATTTACCATAAATCATCTTATTTTTATTATCATTTTCTTCTAAGCTAGAAGTCTCTAGTATTTTTTAACAAGTTGTGAAATCAATGTTCTGCAAGTATTCATTTGAATACAAGCATAAAAATTTTCAGTAACTTCTTTTCCTTGTCCCACCGTTGTCGCGTTATGTGCATCTTCCTCCGTTTCCCAAAGAACAAAGTCAGTCCACATTTTATCCTGTAAATAATGTTCCCAGGAGATAAATCCTTTCGCTTTGGAGATGACCTCATCGTGTAACTTTTTTGTTCGATCGATAAACTGTTCCTCGCTCACATTTTTCTTAAGTTTGTATGAAAATATCCATGCCGTTGTCTCCATATGAATATTCCGGCTTCCGTGTCCCTGCTGTCCAGTGATAGGGGTTCTTCCGCAATTATCCGTTTCCGCAATTCCCCACATATCTCAGTTTTGCCTCCAGCAAACGTTTTCCACATCGACCATACATTGTCCGCTTTATCATCTTCAACCGGCTATTTGTTCCCTCAACAAAACCATTACTGTAATCATAGGCTACAGCGTTCTCAACAGCATCTATGTCTCTTTTTATTCCTTCAGCAAAACTCTTTAGTGCTTTAATCTTGCTCTTGCAATATTTTTCTATAAATAGGTAAAGTAGAGGAACATTTCGTTTTTTGAAAATGTTTCGGAACTCTTTTATACAGCAATGAAGTTCCCAAACTTCCGGATAACAATCATAAATAAAGCTTTTATGTGCTGCTGTTAATTCTGCATTCATCCACATATAACGGAATACTCCTTCACGTGTGATATAGTCTTTTTCTTTTCCGATACTGCCTGTTCTGTATTTCAATCCCTCTGTCATTGTTCGGACATATGGCTGAGGATCAAAGTATTTGTTTTCTTTTTGCTCTATTTTACACAAATATTCAAAAGCATTACTTGTTGAACCTGTGTATCCTTTTTCATAGATTGCTTTTACTGCTTTGCTTT
The Ruminococcus gauvreauii genome window above contains:
- the guaA gene encoding glutamine-hydrolyzing GMP synthase: MKQDMIVILDLGSTENTVVARAIRDMGVYSEIHPHDITVAELQALQNVKGIILNGGENRIVDGAAVDVAPELYDCGYPIIAIDHPTAKCPQQYDAVPEEDVLKNFVFNECKAEANWNMKNFVADQVELVKQQVGDRKVLLALSGGVDSSVVAALLLKAIGQQLVCVHVNHGLMRKNESENVVEVFRDQLSANLIYVDATERFLGKLENVSDPEQKRKIIGGEFIEVFQEEARKLEGIDFLGQGTIYPDIIESGTKTAKMVKSHHNVGGLPEDMKFELVEPLKQLFKDEVRACGIELGLPDYMVYRQPFPGPGLGVRCLGAITRDRLEAVRESDAILREEFEKAGLDKKVWQYFTVVPDFKSVGMRNHARCFEYMVIIRAINTIDAMTASIENVDWDVLEVITNRILNEVANVNRVCYDMSPKPPATIEFE
- a CDS encoding reverse transcriptase family protein translates to MSGNDLWKYCTAEQEKEMLISFRLLDGIQMKEEKYLACLYALSNHADEHYHAAAVKKRGGGVRRLMVPDALLGAVQRNILHHILDGITPANASKAYRRGVTIADNALPHVGAKQIVKLDIRDFFENITYLLVYQYAFPAVYFPPAVRTMLTALCCCRECLPQGAPTSPAVSNLVMKSFDQYMESWCCRRGIRYTRYCDDMTFSGSFDAKELKNKVKSYLQVMGFQLNEKKTRVLKRHCRQTVTGIVVNEKPQVSRDYRRNLRSEIYYCLRYGAKEHLSRLGNSKWMTEEGPDTERYLRHLLGKINHVLQVNPEDEYFLWAREKVREISSRATKDEIR
- a CDS encoding trimethylamine methyltransferase family protein, whose product is MSREQMIHDAAMEIMRDVGVNIHNEKAIEIYRANGIKVEGNTAYFTEEQVMHWVKMAPESFTIHARNPKYNMVVGGEHTNPAPTYGCAFIDDWEGKRRRGTMEDYIKCLKLVHAEDSYSINGGIMIQPGDIPEEAGAIQMFYATLLHSDKAIMLPTGFKDEMALMLEAGCELFGGKEGMIEKPRMIALINTVSPLSLDERMLDCLMLLAEYGQAAILCPAAMLGATGSLSMAGTLASGAAESLAGIVLAQMIRPGTPVVFGVQSTAADMRGGITFACAAPEGTLMQGFGANLARFYGLPSRGGGCQTDAPVINCQAGYESMLTFSSAYRHGINFVMEAGGVMDSVNATSFEKMIIDFEIIRQVKAAFTPIEVTAETLNLEEIKEIGHDGSFVTSDYTLDNFEDLYSPHIGERNAKGSDYFKDSIEREMHRLLKTYDENRPELDADMRDKVKAVLSKSGLEMKYFENIEQ
- a CDS encoding sugar phosphate isomerase/epimerase family protein, whose amino-acid sequence is MNDKNRPLRLGMHTYTLHFFGLGESWGFGKDYYFEQTMSLYELMDRARKWELDGLQITKVDLLTTAQDDPFGTENLKKVAQAAKEHGLFLEFNSSFQAGSDSRVNCTAKEALQIGHDLDAELVKFSLDIKRPRKLYGSCMHPDVMRQMADRYDEFKAVIPMIEEFGMQIAIENHTDTFADEILWIVEKLNHPLIGTCVDTMNPLQVIENPYDVMERMLPRAYCCHFSDDVIVVDPLGVHDIGAPHGQGSMDCPKMVAQIREKSPMDKIIFENEIAFKSLDEPIEEARARELQACEESVRYLRDVLKLGVRNR
- a CDS encoding TetR/AcrR family transcriptional regulator, coding for MSMYNKLKVQDASEITVRELAKENSCSPAALYRHFESLEYLIIIGSIRFFIDYMVEYGRLMDSGNNLMESYIKGWQLFNKYAFERPDLYYRLFWGQYHTMFSDALEEYFELFPVTGSELYPAYFYTLLFTDDVIKRDFLILRRAVNYNMLSDEDAAYFSKTNTFIVKGMLEMYMGRDLEERRQGERECNELLLKNVEKVYVPSECEL
- a CDS encoding energy transducer TonB, with translation MRKRNRLRRTLALLMTVLLLVTMSTGVLAAEAAPGTMPVDKPAASGVPTEDAKTEIPEVTETPEITKTQEATETPEPTKTPEATETPAPAGTPEEKGTQETEAAEDILDLFKDAESRGNGNARASAEGLAVEGGVSGQDYTYENGVLKILTETPMTVSNVGAETSDRIEVALDADGTANLTLAGVSIDVRPSGEAAAMKVISGRLNLTLAEDSVNMLVSGKNYAGLQNGEHELLIQCENETQGHVCDLESCGKLMAVGGENGAGIGGGAGEDGSNITISGGCVGSVSYNLGAGIGGGYQGDADHIVISGGTVSAYPFYEGAGIGGGTEGSTGSIRIVPPNGMQMKVLTGADNNNMEPLDGSPFVSDTEISGLINGAKAVSIETESISPQELHVEGGIPGTDYTYRGSELTVLTETPMTISNLEGVVTADHIEVDLDPEKTANITLAGVNIDTSDAYEVAALQVISGKLNLTLADGSANTLQSGEECAGLQNDEHELMIQCEGAGTEGHSCDANCGALTAAGGDGAAGIGGGNWMNGENITIRGGAVTATGGLSGAGIGGGDRRGNGNNITILGGTVTASAGYGAGIGGGSERDASNIVISGGTVTAMSRDGAGIGGGHWGKADGIHISGGTVTASGGEASAGIGSSAWSDGSDITISGGTVTAAGGENGAGIGGGQYGNGVNITISGGMVTANRGENAASIGGGESAESVDIIISGGLFGEGDAAANTVYGITPTDGHRVIANPDADTSTDYPVGVYTEGNAAVTLKDAVVVFDGAAVEAGDLTFTAQYGSTAAETEDYEWHYSTDGEEWTDGLPVNVGSYTMRLTVKEKLSEGVLYLKASATANLTVEKGEQKKPEGVKAVNVSGPGKKDGKLTGLTSGMEYKRKTDKEWTSVQGSEVTGLGEGTYLVRYKETENYKAGATLELVIKSGTAAPTPADPKPPKTPSKVTSSKAPWTGDNTAVSFWLALAGVSALGVITMLSRRRKNK
- a CDS encoding arsenate reductase family protein; this translates as MNVQIFGTKKSFDSKKAERYFKERGIKYQFIDMKEKGLSKGEFGSVCQAVGGYEKLIDQNCKDKDLLALVTYLSEEDRAEKIWENQKIIKTPIVRNGKQATVGYQPDVWKMWN
- a CDS encoding transposase; the encoded protein is MICQIQKFLNEGCSYREIAKRMGVGRNTIAKYREGDPKELSMYGTRQSKLDPFYHFIIQCLNSGWSKSKAVKAIYEKGYTGSTSNAFEYLCKIEQKENKYFDPQPYVRTMTEGLKYRTGSIGKEKDYITREGVFRYMWMNAELTAAHKSFIYDCYPEVWELHCCIKEFRNIFKKRNVPLLYLFIEKYCKSKIKALKSFAEGIKRDIDAVENAVAYDYSNGFVEGTNSRLKMIKRTMYGRCGKRLLEAKLRYVGNCGNG